The Arachis hypogaea cultivar Tifrunner chromosome 19, arahy.Tifrunner.gnm2.J5K5, whole genome shotgun sequence genome has a window encoding:
- the LOC112778977 gene encoding protein MAIN-LIKE 1-like, producing the protein MGNDPERLYRLDGVAHIAGVINDEPQRYISSMRRQQGMRLNERYVPYLQMAGLYHLARLNDRWFRLDEPLVSAFIERWRPETHTFHMPFGECTITLQDVAYQLGLPVDGRYVSGCLTDFQLYILGGRPAWVWFQELLGVLLPANQIQKFAVNCTWFQETFGECHQGADEETVRRYARAYIMMLLGTQLFANKFGNRIHIRWLPYVARLEETGGYSWASAALAWLYRCMYRVANKHVVKLAGPLQLLQSWIFWRFPGFRPVGYDTFSWPLVSSSPDVLQVVHPEVLEPRHTALWRCVTSLIYFAVIEWHQVDRVLL; encoded by the exons ATGGGGAATGATCCGGAAAGACTAtatcgtttggatggagttgCTCATATAGCTGGGGTCATCAATGACGAG CCCCAGCGATACATCTcgagcatgcggcggcagcagggcatgcgactCAACGAGAGGTATGTTCCATACTTGCAGATGGCTggattataccatcttgcgagactgaacgatagatggttcAGATTGGATGAGCCCCTTGTCAGTGCTTTTATCGAGAggtggcgtccggagacgcacacaTTCCACATGCCGTTCGGGGAGTGCACAATCACACTAcaggacgtggcgtaccagtTGGGGTTGCCAGTTGATGGCCGTTATGTCAGTGGTTGCTTGACGGATTTCCAGCTATACATCCTGGGTGGCCGTCCAGCATGGGTGTGGTTCCAAGAGTTGCTTGGGGTGTTACTTCCTGCAAACCAAATTCAGAAGTTTGCAGTGAACTGCACCTGGTTCCAGGAGACCTTCGGAGAGTGCCACCAGGGAGCCGACGAGGAGACAGTGAGGCGCTATGCtcgtgcctatatcatgatgCTGTTGGGCACTCAGCTGTTTGCCAACAAGTTCGGCAACCGTATACACATCAGATGGCTACCCTACGTGGCTAGGCTTGAGGAGACGGGTGGCTACAGCTGGGCCTCAGCAGCACTAGcgtggttgtaccggtgcatgtacCGAGTGGCCAACAAACATGTGGTGAAGTTAGCTGGTCCGTTGCAGTTACTTCAATCTTGGATCTTTTGGCGCTTTCCTGGGTTTAGACCTGTTGGGTATGATACGTTCAGCTGGCCCTTGGTCTCGAG CTCTCCCGACGTACTTCAGGTTGTCCATCCGGAGGTGTTGGAGCCTCGTCATACGGCGTTATGGCGGTGTGTGACTTCATTGATATATTTCGCcgtcatagagtggcatcaggtTGACCGGGTGCTACTGTAG